One part of the Bacillus sp. FJAT-27916 genome encodes these proteins:
- a CDS encoding nucleoside recognition domain-containing protein codes for MVNYIWVGLSIIGIVYAMFTGTIAEVNEAIFKSAKESVTLCFGLMSILVFWLGMMKIAEHSGLLEKLSLLFKPIVSRLFPDVPANHPAMGYIVSNIMANTLGLGNAATPLGIKAMEQLKILNGNKDSASRSMITFLALNTSGLTLIPTTVIGIRIHYHSANPTEIVGPTLLATVIATIAAIFIDRFYYYKRVRKGIE; via the coding sequence ATGGTTAACTATATATGGGTCGGTCTCAGTATCATAGGAATTGTCTATGCTATGTTTACGGGGACGATTGCAGAGGTCAATGAGGCGATATTCAAGAGTGCGAAGGAGTCTGTCACCCTTTGTTTTGGATTGATGAGTATTCTTGTCTTCTGGCTCGGGATGATGAAGATTGCTGAGCATTCAGGCTTGCTTGAGAAGCTATCCTTATTGTTTAAGCCAATTGTCTCCCGTCTTTTCCCAGATGTGCCGGCGAATCACCCGGCAATGGGCTATATCGTCTCCAATATAATGGCTAACACATTAGGTCTCGGGAATGCGGCGACACCGCTTGGCATCAAGGCAATGGAACAATTAAAAATTCTGAATGGGAACAAGGATTCAGCGAGCCGATCAATGATTACCTTTCTTGCCTTAAACACATCAGGCTTAACACTTATCCCGACGACTGTCATCGGCATTCGCATCCATTATCATTCAGCCAATCCGACAGAAATTGTCGGGCCGACTTTATTGGCTACTGTCATTGCGACGATTGCGGCAATCTTCATTGACCGGTTCTATTATTATAAGAGGGTGCGAAAGGGGATAGAGTGA
- a CDS encoding spore maturation protein, translating into MQWISALSLWMIPVMILLILAYGTYKKVPTYESFVEGGKEGVKITFSIIPFLIGMMVAISIFRASGAMDAVISWIKPALHVLGVPSEVVPLALIRPISGNAALGMASDLIASYGPDSFIGRVASTIQGSTDTTLYVLTVYFGAVGIKRMGDALKVGLWADLVGIGAAIILATIMFQ; encoded by the coding sequence ATGCAATGGATTTCAGCCCTGTCGCTATGGATGATTCCTGTCATGATTCTATTGATTTTAGCCTATGGCACCTATAAGAAGGTTCCAACCTATGAAAGCTTTGTAGAAGGAGGAAAGGAGGGGGTTAAAATCACCTTCTCAATCATCCCTTTTTTAATTGGAATGATGGTGGCTATTTCAATCTTTCGCGCTTCCGGTGCGATGGATGCGGTCATCTCCTGGATAAAGCCTGCCTTGCATGTATTGGGGGTGCCTTCAGAGGTTGTTCCGCTTGCCTTAATCAGGCCTATCTCCGGCAATGCCGCTTTAGGAATGGCGAGTGATCTGATTGCTAGCTATGGTCCTGACTCGTTCATCGGCAGAGTAGCTTCAACGATTCAAGGAAGTACGGATACGACCTTGTATGTCTTGACGGTTTATTTCGGCGCAGTCGGGATCAAAAGAATGGGGGATGCACTTAAGGTTGGCTTATGGGCGGACCTGGTAGGAATCGGAGCAGCCATTATACTGGCAACAATCATGTTTCAATAA
- the rluB gene encoding 23S rRNA pseudouridine(2605) synthase RluB, whose translation MERIQKVIAQAGIASRRKAEQLIQEGKVTVNGKVVRELGVKVGPNDHIEVSGVPVEKEEPVYYLLYKPRGVISAVSDDKGRKTVVDLFPFVEKRIYPVGRLDYDTSGLLLLTNDGDFANALMHPKYQIEKTYVAKVKGIPSREAMRQLERGVMLEDGKTAPAKAKMISMDRRKQTSIIELTIHEGRNRQVRRMFEAIGMPVMKLKREAYGFLTLHGVNTGDYRELTPHEVKQLRNMALNKNR comes from the coding sequence ATGGAAAGAATACAAAAAGTGATAGCCCAAGCCGGCATTGCGTCACGACGCAAGGCTGAACAACTGATTCAGGAAGGGAAAGTAACCGTGAATGGAAAGGTTGTCAGGGAGCTTGGTGTTAAGGTAGGACCGAATGACCATATTGAGGTCAGCGGTGTGCCAGTTGAGAAGGAAGAGCCGGTTTACTACCTTCTTTATAAACCGCGCGGAGTCATTTCGGCTGTATCAGATGATAAGGGACGCAAAACGGTCGTAGACTTATTCCCGTTTGTTGAAAAGCGCATCTATCCGGTTGGAAGGCTGGATTATGATACATCTGGCTTGCTTTTATTAACGAATGACGGTGATTTCGCCAATGCGCTTATGCATCCGAAATATCAGATTGAAAAAACCTATGTGGCAAAAGTAAAGGGGATTCCAAGCCGTGAAGCGATGCGCCAATTAGAGCGCGGCGTTATGCTTGAGGATGGAAAAACAGCTCCTGCAAAGGCGAAAATGATTTCCATGGACCGCAGGAAGCAGACATCCATCATTGAGCTGACCATCCATGAAGGCCGTAATAGACAGGTCAGAAGGATGTTTGAGGCAATTGGTATGCCTGTCATGAAACTAAAACGCGAGGCATACGGCTTCTTGACCTTGCATGGGGTTAATACAGGCGATTACCGCGAGTTAACACCGCATGAGGTGAAACAGCTCCGTAATATGGCACTAAATAAAAATAGATAA
- the resA gene encoding thiol-disulfide oxidoreductase ResA — MNKQKRFWMRTIILAVLASAVVYVVYSSLTMDKEKSLDKGDEAPNFALTDLEGMKHVLEEYKGQGVFLNFWGTWCKPCEYEMPYIQSQYEQFKDKGVHVVAVNVNEADFVVEKFRDRHKLTFPIVIDKNNLVQQNYLINTLPATYLIDKDGKVVDYTTGSLTEEKIQQMMEQIQP, encoded by the coding sequence ATGAACAAACAAAAGCGTTTTTGGATGAGAACGATCATTTTGGCTGTTTTGGCTAGTGCTGTCGTGTATGTCGTCTATTCCAGCTTAACGATGGACAAGGAAAAGTCACTTGATAAAGGTGATGAAGCGCCGAATTTTGCTTTGACTGACCTAGAGGGAATGAAGCATGTGCTGGAGGAGTACAAGGGGCAGGGTGTATTCCTTAATTTCTGGGGAACATGGTGCAAGCCTTGTGAATATGAAATGCCCTATATCCAAAGCCAATATGAGCAATTCAAGGATAAAGGCGTCCATGTAGTGGCCGTCAATGTGAATGAGGCGGATTTTGTCGTTGAGAAATTCAGAGACAGACATAAATTGACATTTCCAATTGTTATTGATAAGAATAATCTTGTTCAGCAAAATTATTTGATTAATACCCTGCCAGCCACTTATTTAATCGATAAGGATGGAAAAGTCGTAGATTACACGACTGGCAGTTTAACAGAGGAAAAGATCCAGCAGATGATGGAACAAATTCAGCCATAA
- the resB gene encoding cytochrome c biogenesis protein ResB produces MKEIKCECGHINPYGTVLCEACGKVLEKETEEEKQKLLDMKYEGSARRSQTYNKTVIDKVWTFFSSVKVGVTLIILPLIAASIGTIFPQEALIPAGEPANTFYENEYGTIGKIYYELGLHNLYSSWWFLLLVSLLGVSLVIASLDRFVPLYRALKNQRVTRHPQFMRRQRIFGQSTKMVDGTYELIKERLAAKRYKIREENGNILAEKNRFSRWGPYVNHIGLIIFLIGGMLRFVPGMYVNEYMRIPEGETVAVPGTNGEYYVKNNQFIIETYDKEADAKFESALERTGSVVSNYQTNATLYKHIGETIPGEEPELEKVKDFPIIVNDPLKFESFALYQTSYEESFSSMNFSFINKSSEKSFGEFTVDLKNPKDSYDLGDGYKVQLASYFPDFEFDENNQPTTKSRYPNNPAFIFNLYTPGNSEPEVAFIGIQQNLEPMGENEYAIKFSGIDYQYSTYLTVRKDLTLWVLGLGGLIFMIGVVQGAYWQHRRIWLQQKDGEILVAAHTNKNWYGIKREINEILEGTPIPLPVDQTEEESSQTKGGEVSG; encoded by the coding sequence ATGAAAGAAATTAAGTGTGAATGCGGTCACATCAATCCATATGGAACGGTGCTGTGTGAAGCATGCGGCAAGGTGCTAGAGAAGGAGACAGAGGAAGAAAAGCAGAAATTACTGGATATGAAATACGAGGGCAGCGCAAGGCGTTCCCAAACGTATAATAAAACCGTGATTGATAAGGTATGGACCTTCTTCTCTTCTGTCAAAGTAGGGGTCACCTTAATCATCCTTCCGCTCATTGCCGCCTCCATTGGAACTATCTTCCCACAGGAGGCCCTCATTCCAGCCGGTGAGCCGGCAAATACTTTTTATGAGAATGAGTACGGAACCATCGGGAAGATTTATTATGAATTAGGATTACATAACTTATACAGCTCATGGTGGTTCTTGCTGCTTGTGTCCTTGCTCGGGGTATCGCTCGTTATCGCGAGCTTGGATCGATTTGTGCCTTTATACCGCGCTTTGAAGAATCAGCGTGTCACCAGGCATCCACAGTTCATGAGAAGACAGCGGATTTTCGGCCAATCGACGAAAATGGTTGACGGAACCTATGAGCTTATTAAAGAAAGACTTGCCGCAAAACGGTACAAAATTAGAGAAGAAAACGGGAATATTCTAGCTGAGAAGAATCGGTTCTCGCGCTGGGGTCCCTATGTCAACCATATTGGCTTGATCATCTTCTTGATTGGCGGGATGCTCCGCTTTGTACCAGGCATGTATGTAAATGAGTACATGCGTATTCCTGAAGGGGAGACCGTCGCCGTCCCTGGAACCAATGGGGAGTATTATGTAAAGAATAATCAGTTTATCATTGAAACGTATGATAAGGAAGCAGACGCCAAGTTTGAGTCGGCGCTTGAGCGGACAGGCTCAGTTGTCAGCAATTATCAGACGAATGCGACTCTTTACAAACATATCGGCGAAACGATTCCTGGTGAAGAACCAGAGCTTGAGAAGGTGAAGGATTTTCCCATCATTGTTAATGATCCGTTGAAATTTGAATCATTTGCCCTCTATCAAACCTCTTATGAAGAATCATTTTCATCTATGAATTTTTCTTTCATCAATAAATCATCAGAGAAGAGCTTTGGGGAATTTACGGTTGATTTAAAGAATCCGAAAGATTCCTATGATCTCGGGGATGGCTATAAAGTCCAGCTTGCCAGCTATTTCCCAGATTTTGAATTCGACGAGAATAATCAGCCGACCACAAAGTCTAGGTATCCGAATAATCCAGCCTTCATCTTTAACCTGTATACGCCGGGCAATTCGGAGCCTGAGGTCGCCTTCATTGGTATTCAGCAGAACCTTGAGCCGATGGGTGAGAATGAATACGCCATTAAATTCAGCGGCATTGATTATCAATACTCAACCTACCTGACTGTCAGGAAGGATCTTACATTATGGGTTTTGGGGCTTGGCGGCTTAATTTTCATGATTGGGGTTGTACAGGGGGCCTATTGGCAGCACCGAAGAATCTGGCTTCAGCAAAAGGATGGAGAAATCTTGGTTGCAGCTCATACGAACAAGAACTGGTATGGAATTAAGCGTGAGATAAATGAGATATTGGAGGGAACTCCAATACCGCTTCCGGTTGACCAAACCGAGGAGGAATCCAGTCAAACTAAAGGGGGAGAAGTGAGTGGCTGA
- the ccsB gene encoding c-type cytochrome biogenesis protein CcsB, giving the protein MAELSSNLLFAAFILYLVSTFIFAGSIKGKADTRNYKGWAKAGITVTIIGFAAQVGYFITRWMASGHAPVSNLFEFTTFFGMMLVGAFIIIYFIYKASILGVFTMPIALLIIAYASMFPRDISPLVPSLKSHWLQIHVTTAAAGEAILAISFAAGLIYLLKFIDQTKASKRTFWLEAILFFLISTVGFVAVTTGFSLADYKADYTWVNKDGAEETASYTMPALFGPHEAKLTAGEGMEPLIDMPAFINAKKFNTVIWSVLAGFVFYGLLRLVLRKRIGAALQPLVKSVNLNLLDEIGYRSIVIGFPVFTLGALIFAMIWAQIAWSRFWGWDPKEVWALITWLFYAAFLHLRISRGWHGEKSAWLAVAGFAIIMFNLIVVNLVIAGLHSYA; this is encoded by the coding sequence GTGGCTGAACTAAGCAGTAATTTATTGTTTGCAGCTTTTATACTTTATTTAGTATCAACGTTCATTTTTGCCGGCTCCATAAAAGGGAAGGCAGATACACGAAACTACAAAGGATGGGCAAAAGCCGGAATAACGGTGACCATTATTGGGTTTGCGGCTCAGGTAGGTTATTTCATCACACGCTGGATGGCCTCAGGACATGCACCTGTCAGTAATTTATTCGAATTTACAACATTTTTCGGAATGATGCTGGTCGGTGCCTTCATTATTATTTACTTTATTTATAAGGCTTCTATTCTAGGTGTCTTCACGATGCCGATTGCTCTTTTAATCATTGCTTATGCAAGCATGTTCCCGCGCGATATTTCGCCGCTGGTCCCTTCATTAAAGAGCCATTGGCTGCAAATTCATGTGACGACAGCTGCAGCTGGAGAAGCGATTCTTGCTATCAGCTTTGCAGCAGGGTTGATTTATTTATTGAAGTTTATTGACCAGACGAAGGCTTCAAAGAGAACGTTCTGGCTTGAAGCTATTCTCTTTTTCTTGATCTCAACTGTTGGATTTGTCGCTGTAACCACAGGTTTCTCATTAGCAGATTACAAGGCAGACTATACTTGGGTGAATAAAGATGGTGCAGAGGAAACGGCCTCCTATACAATGCCGGCTTTATTCGGTCCGCATGAAGCGAAGCTGACAGCAGGAGAAGGAATGGAACCGCTCATCGATATGCCGGCATTCATCAATGCAAAGAAATTCAATACAGTCATTTGGTCTGTTTTAGCCGGCTTTGTATTTTATGGTCTTCTTCGTTTAGTATTGAGGAAGCGAATTGGAGCCGCTTTGCAGCCATTGGTGAAATCAGTCAATCTGAATTTACTGGATGAAATCGGCTATCGTTCCATTGTCATTGGCTTCCCCGTCTTCACGCTCGGAGCCTTGATCTTTGCCATGATTTGGGCACAGATTGCCTGGTCAAGATTCTGGGGATGGGACCCGAAAGAAGTATGGGCGCTTATTACATGGTTATTTTATGCGGCGTTCCTTCATTTGCGTATATCAAGAGGATGGCATGGTGAGAAATCAGCCTGGCTGGCCGTTGCAGGCTTTGCTATCATCATGTTTAATCTCATTGTCGTTAACCTAGTTATCGCCGGTCTTCATTCCTATGCTTAA
- a CDS encoding response regulator transcription factor, translating to MEESTIRLLVVDDEDRIRRLLKMYLEREDYVIDEAANGDDAIELALSNDYDAILLDLMMPGKDGIEVCKELREKKATPVIMLTAKGEEVNRVQGFEAGTDDYIVKPFSPREVVLRVKALLRRASKTSYLQAEGSTKDVIVFDHLTIDNDAHRVLADGKEVALTPKEYELLLFLAKTPDKVFEREQLLKEVWHYEFFGDLRTVDTHIKRLREKLNKVSEDAAKMIVTVWGVGYKFEVQID from the coding sequence ATGGAAGAAAGCACCATCCGATTGCTTGTAGTTGATGATGAAGACCGAATTAGAAGATTGTTGAAAATGTATTTAGAGCGAGAAGATTACGTGATTGATGAGGCTGCAAATGGTGATGATGCTATAGAACTAGCCTTGTCAAATGATTACGATGCAATATTGCTCGATTTAATGATGCCTGGCAAGGATGGGATTGAAGTCTGCAAGGAATTGCGCGAAAAGAAGGCCACGCCTGTAATCATGCTGACAGCAAAAGGCGAGGAAGTGAATCGTGTACAAGGCTTTGAGGCCGGCACAGATGATTACATCGTTAAGCCGTTCAGTCCTAGAGAAGTTGTGCTAAGAGTGAAGGCTCTTTTAAGAAGGGCGTCTAAGACATCTTATTTACAGGCTGAAGGCTCCACAAAGGATGTTATTGTCTTTGATCATTTAACAATCGATAATGATGCACACCGTGTGCTCGCTGACGGAAAAGAGGTTGCCCTCACACCGAAGGAATACGAGCTTCTCCTCTTCCTGGCGAAAACACCAGATAAAGTATTTGAACGTGAGCAACTCCTTAAAGAAGTCTGGCATTATGAATTCTTCGGAGATTTGCGAACCGTTGATACGCATATTAAGAGATTGAGAGAAAAATTAAATAAAGTGTCTGAGGATGCCGCGAAAATGATTGTAACCGTTTGGGGAGTCGGGTACAAATTTGAGGTGCAGATAGACTGA
- a CDS encoding ATP-binding protein, which yields MLWKSVVGKLWLTIILLFSFVLFILTVLLLEFFHNQSMQEAEQSLFLTANQVETVITEHENYADVLDIIWETTDEGVGVVILLKDGTVYTSLQDADEDEIAQLFQKDEELKYALFDQKEVKETTYLPSVLKGDNVTQATIVGIPLDTNNIEGAIYAFQSVDSSESTSASTTKFILIAVLAGIILTTVFAFFLLTRVTAPLRRLKEGALELSKGRFDMKVPIISNDEIGDLSRTFNRMAKQLKHNVSALQEEKENLSNILSSMADGVITFNRDGEILVTNPPAEDFLSYIQMDETDLAELQTGNQVPEKLLSLFQEVKETETTKIAEVSVQGHDWVILMNPLYDAQAVRGAVAVLRDMTEERRLDKMRKDFIANVSHELRTPIAMMQGYSEAIIDDIAETPEEKKEMAQVIYDESLRMGRLVNELLDLARMEAGHLSLNKSEVEIGSFIERIVKKFKGLAKEKQIKIVAEITQPDAILLFDPDRMEQVFTNLVDNALRHTPQNGEVRIIQRTGPNGIIFEIKDTGVGISAEELPFVFERFYKVDKARTRGRAGTGLGLAIVKNIIHGHGGKIEVSSKLGHGTTFTFFLPTKK from the coding sequence ATGCTTTGGAAAAGTGTGGTTGGCAAGCTATGGTTAACCATTATCCTGCTCTTTTCCTTCGTCTTGTTCATTCTGACAGTTCTGCTCTTGGAGTTCTTTCACAATCAAAGCATGCAAGAGGCAGAGCAGTCACTCTTTTTGACAGCTAATCAAGTGGAGACGGTTATTACAGAGCATGAGAATTACGCAGACGTACTCGATATTATTTGGGAAACAACCGATGAGGGCGTCGGCGTTGTCATTCTCTTAAAGGATGGAACCGTCTATACGAGCTTACAGGATGCCGATGAGGATGAGATAGCGCAGCTTTTTCAAAAGGATGAAGAACTAAAGTACGCTTTGTTCGATCAGAAAGAAGTGAAGGAAACGACCTACTTGCCATCCGTATTGAAAGGGGACAATGTAACGCAAGCAACCATTGTCGGTATTCCGCTGGATACAAATAATATTGAAGGAGCCATCTATGCCTTTCAATCCGTTGATTCAAGTGAAAGTACGAGTGCTTCCACGACGAAATTCATTCTGATAGCCGTCTTGGCGGGAATCATTCTGACAACAGTCTTCGCCTTCTTCCTGCTGACTCGAGTGACAGCTCCACTCAGAAGGCTGAAGGAGGGTGCGTTGGAGCTCTCAAAAGGGAGATTTGACATGAAGGTCCCGATTATATCAAATGATGAAATTGGTGACTTATCGAGAACCTTTAACCGAATGGCCAAGCAGCTGAAGCATAATGTGAGTGCCTTGCAGGAGGAGAAGGAGAATCTATCCAATATCTTGAGCAGTATGGCTGATGGGGTCATCACGTTTAACCGTGACGGGGAGATACTTGTCACCAATCCGCCTGCTGAGGATTTTCTAAGCTATATCCAAATGGATGAAACGGACTTGGCAGAGCTGCAAACTGGCAATCAAGTGCCGGAGAAACTGCTGAGTTTATTCCAAGAGGTCAAGGAAACAGAAACAACCAAGATTGCGGAAGTAAGCGTGCAAGGTCATGATTGGGTCATTCTGATGAATCCTCTTTATGATGCTCAAGCGGTACGGGGTGCGGTTGCTGTCCTTCGCGATATGACGGAGGAGCGGAGGCTTGATAAGATGCGGAAGGATTTTATCGCCAATGTTTCACATGAGCTGCGGACACCTATTGCTATGATGCAAGGGTATAGTGAAGCTATCATCGATGATATTGCCGAAACGCCAGAGGAGAAGAAGGAGATGGCACAAGTCATTTATGATGAATCCTTGCGTATGGGCCGATTGGTGAATGAACTGCTGGACCTCGCCCGTATGGAGGCAGGTCATCTTTCCTTAAATAAATCTGAGGTGGAAATTGGCAGCTTTATCGAGCGAATAGTGAAGAAATTCAAAGGACTGGCAAAGGAAAAACAAATCAAGATTGTGGCCGAAATCACCCAGCCAGATGCTATTCTATTATTTGATCCTGACCGTATGGAGCAAGTATTTACAAACCTTGTCGATAATGCTCTGCGCCATACACCGCAAAACGGAGAGGTGCGTATCATTCAGCGTACAGGTCCTAACGGAATCATATTTGAGATCAAGGATACAGGAGTTGGAATATCTGCTGAAGAGCTGCCGTTTGTATTCGAACGCTTCTACAAGGTGGATAAGGCTAGAACGAGGGGCCGTGCTGGCACCGGTTTAGGGCTTGCCATCGTGAAAAACATTATTCATGGCCACGGCGGCAAAATCGAGGTATCGAGCAAATTAGGACACGGTACGACATTTACCTTCTTCCTCCCAACAAAAAAGTAG
- a CDS encoding GyrI-like domain-containing protein: MPKISRIELVQQNEQPVLAIRTMTSIEKLPQLIGESYQKMADYLAELGECLSDVPFVAYHNMDMHHLDVEIGFPVMKKLPDKGDLKSGCIPESRSIFCMYLGPYGDIEPTYNEMAEFMKQNGYEPTGTAYEYYYNDSDFPEKVRLTKIVMPIK; this comes from the coding sequence ATGCCCAAAATATCTCGAATTGAATTAGTTCAGCAAAACGAGCAGCCCGTACTTGCCATTCGGACGATGACTTCGATTGAAAAGCTTCCGCAATTAATCGGCGAGAGCTATCAAAAGATGGCAGATTATTTAGCGGAGCTTGGGGAATGTTTATCAGATGTTCCTTTCGTTGCGTATCATAATATGGATATGCATCATTTGGATGTGGAAATAGGCTTTCCTGTGATGAAGAAACTGCCCGATAAAGGCGATTTGAAGTCAGGATGTATTCCTGAAAGCAGGTCAATTTTCTGCATGTATCTCGGTCCATATGGCGACATAGAGCCAACTTATAATGAAATGGCTGAATTTATGAAGCAAAATGGCTATGAACCAACCGGGACAGCCTATGAATATTATTACAATGATTCTGATTTTCCGGAGAAGGTACGATTAACGAAAATTGTTATGCCGATTAAATGA
- the serA gene encoding phosphoglycerate dehydrogenase: MFKVLVADAIKPDGLTPFIGREDIEVVQKTVENAKNELHEFDALLVRSATKVTEALLNDMTSLKIIARAGVGVDNIDVPSCTKRGVIVVNAPDGNTISTAEHTFAMIASLARNIPQAHQTVKNSSWERNRFAGTELKGKTLGIVGMGRIGSELTKRARAFQMDVFAFDPFLTTERAKELHVTTGSFEELLTVSDFITVHTPLTKDTKGLLNRETIQKCKDGVYLINCARGGIIDEEALYDAVESGKVAGAALDVFVEEPPVGNRLLNLDQIIVTPHLGASTKEAQLNVAKQVAKEVVSFVDGIPVSNSINLPAIPAELFSRIQPYYQLVRTLGSFLSQFINEGIKEISITYGGDSFDYDTSILTKALVSGFFKGRVDVNVNEVNALLYAKERSITVGEKISNEAHGYSSSVTVKVVGETKKMEVKATYIKEYGPRIFAINDFKIDFYPEGHILYIQHHDRPGVIGVVGKKLGDLNLNIATMQVGRKEAGGEAIMVLTFDDPLPSDIPNELLSTLEISEATLIELPLC, encoded by the coding sequence TTGTTTAAAGTTCTAGTTGCAGATGCAATCAAGCCAGATGGTTTGACCCCTTTCATCGGTAGAGAAGACATTGAAGTTGTTCAAAAGACAGTCGAGAACGCAAAGAATGAGCTGCATGAATTTGATGCCTTGCTGGTTCGAAGCGCCACGAAGGTGACGGAAGCACTCCTTAATGACATGACAAGCTTAAAGATTATTGCACGAGCAGGTGTCGGGGTAGACAATATTGATGTGCCTTCATGCACGAAGCGCGGCGTCATCGTTGTCAATGCACCTGATGGTAATACCATTTCAACAGCGGAGCACACTTTCGCGATGATTGCGTCATTAGCCCGCAATATTCCCCAAGCCCATCAAACCGTTAAAAACAGCTCTTGGGAACGCAATCGATTTGCTGGAACAGAATTAAAGGGCAAGACACTCGGGATTGTTGGGATGGGCCGCATCGGTTCTGAGCTTACGAAAAGGGCGAGAGCCTTTCAAATGGATGTTTTCGCGTTTGATCCATTTTTGACAACTGAACGGGCGAAAGAACTTCATGTCACCACAGGATCCTTTGAGGAATTATTAACCGTATCTGATTTCATTACTGTACATACTCCTTTAACGAAAGACACAAAAGGCCTCCTAAATCGGGAAACGATTCAGAAATGCAAGGACGGCGTTTATCTCATCAACTGTGCACGCGGCGGTATCATTGATGAGGAAGCATTGTATGATGCTGTTGAGTCAGGCAAGGTTGCAGGGGCAGCGCTTGATGTGTTTGTGGAGGAGCCGCCTGTTGGCAATCGACTTCTCAACCTCGACCAAATCATCGTCACACCGCATTTAGGGGCTTCAACAAAAGAGGCCCAGTTAAATGTCGCAAAGCAGGTGGCTAAAGAGGTGGTTTCCTTTGTGGACGGCATACCGGTATCCAATTCTATTAACCTGCCTGCCATTCCAGCTGAACTGTTCAGCCGGATTCAGCCATACTATCAATTGGTTAGGACTCTTGGAAGCTTTCTTTCCCAATTTATTAATGAGGGTATCAAAGAGATCTCCATTACTTATGGAGGAGATTCATTTGATTATGATACGAGTATTCTCACGAAGGCATTGGTTTCCGGCTTCTTTAAAGGACGTGTTGATGTCAATGTCAATGAGGTAAATGCCCTCCTCTATGCGAAGGAGCGCTCCATAACCGTTGGAGAGAAAATTTCCAATGAGGCACATGGATATTCCTCCAGTGTGACTGTTAAAGTAGTTGGAGAAACAAAGAAAATGGAAGTGAAGGCAACCTATATTAAGGAATACGGTCCACGTATTTTTGCCATCAATGATTTCAAAATCGACTTCTATCCAGAAGGGCACATCCTCTACATCCAGCATCATGACCGCCCTGGTGTAATTGGAGTTGTCGGCAAGAAACTGGGTGATTTAAATCTCAATATTGCAACCATGCAGGTGGGCCGTAAGGAGGCCGGCGGTGAAGCCATTATGGTGTTAACCTTTGATGATCCGCTCCCTTCAGATATTCCTAATGAACTACTGTCAACACTGGAAATTTCGGAGGCAACCCTGATTGAATTGCCTTTATGTTAA
- a CDS encoding ECF transporter S component → MNRKNSKIQKMVKIGILGAIGYVLMILNFPFPGFPAFLQIDFSDVPALIAALVMGPVAGIMVELLKNILDFMMTGSDTGIPVGHFANFIGGVSFILPVYYLYKKVGNKKGMILGLIGGTIILAGFMSIMNYYVLLPVYSKLLGWNMSGPEIRAYITAAIIPFNLIKGSIIAVVFLLLFSKLQGWLMKESVIKSA, encoded by the coding sequence ATGAACAGAAAAAACAGCAAGATTCAAAAAATGGTCAAGATCGGCATCCTCGGTGCCATCGGGTATGTTCTAATGATATTGAACTTCCCGTTCCCAGGATTTCCCGCATTCTTGCAAATCGATTTCAGCGATGTACCAGCATTAATTGCAGCACTCGTTATGGGGCCGGTGGCCGGCATTATGGTTGAACTATTGAAAAATATTCTAGACTTCATGATGACAGGCAGCGACACAGGTATCCCAGTTGGCCACTTCGCCAACTTTATCGGAGGCGTCTCCTTTATCTTGCCAGTCTACTACCTGTATAAGAAAGTCGGTAATAAAAAAGGCATGATCCTCGGTCTAATTGGCGGAACAATTATTCTTGCAGGGTTTATGAGTATCATGAACTACTATGTCTTGCTCCCAGTATACAGCAAGCTGCTTGGCTGGAACATGTCAGGTCCGGAAATTCGCGCCTATATCACCGCTGCAATTATTCCGTTCAACCTAATTAAAGGAAGCATCATCGCAGTTGTATTCCTATTGTTATTCAGCAAGCTGCAAGGATGGCTCATGAAAGAATCTGTCATTAAAAGTGCTTGA